One window of Atribacter laminatus genomic DNA carries:
- a CDS encoding CBS domain-containing protein yields MFIEEIMIPEAPTVNDFDTVGDTIQFLNRRKLSGVPVVDLEQNLVGYFSGTDFFNYIQSEVKKEIGGAILSFYEFRKKMREVFDKEVSEFLSEKSEFLEVSQTEEDAIHFFLQSDLESVPVVRMGKVVGMLSKTKLLQVMLENK; encoded by the coding sequence TTGTTTATAGAAGAAATAATGATTCCAGAAGCTCCAACGGTCAATGACTTCGATACCGTTGGAGATACAATTCAGTTTTTAAATCGCAGAAAACTCTCTGGAGTTCCGGTAGTAGATCTGGAACAAAACTTAGTTGGTTACTTTTCTGGAACTGATTTTTTTAATTACATTCAAAGCGAAGTAAAAAAAGAAATAGGAGGCGCAATCTTATCTTTTTATGAATTCCGAAAGAAAATGAGAGAAGTTTTTGATAAAGAAGTTTCCGAATTTTTATCGGAAAAAAGCGAATTTCTTGAAGTAAGCCAAACTGAAGAAGACGCAATTCATTTTTTCCTTCAATCAGATTTAGAATCAGTTCCAGTGGTACGGATGGGTAAAGTTGTTGGAATGTTGAGTAAAACGAAATTACTCCAGGTTATGCTAGAAAACAAATAA
- a CDS encoding phosphoglycerate kinase — translation MDKKTIRDIPQDQLKGKKVLVRVDFNVPLNEKREVTDDTRIVMSLPTIRFLLELGARVILVSHLGRPKGGPKEELKMNPVALKLEQLLGRKVQKADDCIGESVTQMANGLKDGEVLLLENVRFSPQEEANDPEFARSLASLADIYVNDAFGTAHRAHASTAGVAAFLPAYAGFLMEKELESLGEKLNHPVRPFLAILGGAKVSSKIGVIQKLIEKVDVLLIGGGMSYTFIKALGYEVGTSLLEESMLEEAKKIMDMAKEKNVDFILPDDFIVASEGKEGVPVQVVAWNQMPANMGGFDIGPKTIEKFGQAIMKAKTIFWNGPVGLFEVEPFSTGTVEMAKKVAQSGAVTVVGGGDTIAAINQAGVADAITHISTGGGASLEFVEGRKLPGVEVLQNK, via the coding sequence TTGGACAAAAAAACCATTCGAGACATCCCTCAAGATCAATTAAAAGGCAAGAAAGTTTTAGTACGGGTAGATTTTAATGTTCCTCTGAATGAAAAACGCGAAGTCACTGATGACACTCGTATTGTCATGAGCTTACCGACTATTCGTTTTTTGCTGGAACTCGGAGCTCGAGTTATACTCGTTTCGCACCTGGGAAGACCGAAAGGTGGACCTAAAGAAGAGCTCAAAATGAATCCGGTTGCTTTAAAACTGGAACAGCTTTTGGGACGTAAAGTGCAAAAAGCTGATGATTGTATTGGTGAATCGGTTACTCAAATGGCTAACGGGCTTAAAGATGGTGAGGTTCTTTTACTGGAAAACGTTCGATTCTCTCCCCAGGAAGAAGCAAACGATCCAGAATTTGCCCGTTCATTAGCAAGCTTAGCCGATATTTATGTTAATGACGCCTTTGGAACCGCCCACCGAGCACACGCTTCAACAGCTGGTGTTGCCGCCTTTTTACCCGCCTATGCAGGATTCCTCATGGAAAAAGAATTGGAGTCTCTTGGTGAGAAGTTGAATCATCCAGTTCGTCCTTTCTTGGCAATTTTAGGTGGAGCAAAAGTTTCGAGTAAAATCGGTGTGATACAAAAACTGATTGAGAAGGTCGATGTTCTCCTTATTGGTGGAGGCATGTCTTATACTTTTATTAAGGCTTTGGGGTATGAAGTTGGTACCTCGCTTCTTGAAGAGAGTATGCTGGAAGAAGCCAAAAAGATTATGGATATGGCGAAAGAAAAAAATGTCGATTTTATATTACCTGATGATTTTATTGTGGCATCAGAGGGAAAAGAGGGAGTTCCCGTTCAGGTGGTTGCATGGAATCAAATGCCGGCGAATATGGGTGGTTTTGATATTGGTCCCAAAACTATTGAGAAATTTGGGCAAGCAATTATGAAAGCCAAGACCATTTTTTGGAATGGACCGGTTGGTCTTTTTGAAGTTGAACCATTTTCCACCGGAACAGTAGAAATGGCGAAAAAAGTAGCCCAAAGTGGAGCAGTGACCGTGGTTGGGGGAGGAGATACAATCGCAGCCATAAACCAAGCTGGTGTGGCTGATGCCATTACTCATATATCAACCGGAGGTGGTGCCTCGTTAGAGTTTGTGGAAGGGAGAAAGTTGCCTGGTGTTGAGGTTCTTCAAAACAAGTAA
- a CDS encoding Mut7-C RNAse domain-containing protein, with protein MSNNKFIADCMLGKLARWLRILGFDTQYVRYLADAQLLAQARYQNRILLTKDTLLYKKAKNLGYLVRSVTVEKQINEILHHFQLHPHLSLTRCPHCNIPLEIPSQKAQIPWAPLYVLRSFSDIKVCPRCNQTFWPGTHWKNIIKKLESLDLGFDEK; from the coding sequence ATGAGTAACAACAAATTTATTGCTGATTGTATGTTAGGAAAGTTAGCCCGCTGGTTGAGAATTCTCGGTTTTGACACCCAATATGTTCGTTATCTCGCTGATGCACAATTACTGGCTCAAGCCCGATATCAAAACCGGATTTTATTGACCAAAGACACTCTGCTGTATAAAAAGGCCAAAAACCTTGGATATTTGGTCAGATCGGTAACCGTCGAAAAGCAAATTAACGAAATTTTGCATCATTTCCAACTTCATCCTCATCTGTCTTTAACCCGCTGTCCACATTGCAATATACCATTAGAAATTCCCTCTCAAAAGGCTCAAATCCCCTGGGCGCCACTCTATGTTCTTCGCAGTTTTTCCGATATAAAGGTATGCCCTCGGTGCAACCAAACTTTTTGGCCTGGAACCCATTGGAAGAATATAATAAAAAAATTAGAATCCCTCGATCTTGGTTTTGATGAAAAATAA